One genomic segment of Bradyrhizobium diazoefficiens includes these proteins:
- a CDS encoding LysR substrate-binding domain-containing protein, translated as MRFDLVDLQLFIAVADQRSITRGAERSHLALASASARIKGLEDALGVALLKRGRRGVELTAAGESLLDHARVVIHQIDAMRGDLAGFASGVRASVHFLANTSGLSEHLPKALAGFLREHRDVAIDIEERESTDIAAAITAGAADLGFAAEHALPDHIERFPFSEDRLTLVTSRRGPFAGRRQIDFQEANACEFVGLTSATALQMHIAKHAARLGMRPHFRARLRDFDAICQLVSADVGVALVPESAARRCAKLMPLAMVRLRDAFANRKLVICARSFKTLPRPAKMLVEHLRAAAM; from the coding sequence ATGCGCTTCGACCTCGTCGATCTCCAGCTCTTCATTGCTGTCGCCGACCAGCGCAGCATCACCCGCGGTGCCGAGCGTTCGCATCTGGCCTTGGCCTCCGCCAGTGCGCGCATAAAAGGGCTCGAGGATGCGCTCGGCGTCGCGCTGCTCAAGCGCGGGCGCCGCGGCGTCGAGTTGACTGCCGCCGGCGAGAGCCTGCTCGACCATGCGCGGGTCGTGATCCATCAGATCGATGCCATGCGCGGCGATCTCGCCGGCTTTGCCAGCGGCGTGCGCGCCAGCGTGCACTTCCTCGCCAACACGTCGGGGCTGTCGGAGCATCTGCCGAAGGCGCTGGCCGGTTTCCTGCGCGAGCACCGCGACGTCGCCATCGACATCGAGGAGCGCGAGAGCACCGACATCGCCGCTGCCATCACCGCGGGGGCCGCCGATCTCGGCTTCGCCGCCGAGCACGCGCTGCCCGATCATATCGAGCGCTTCCCGTTCAGCGAGGACCGTTTGACGCTGGTGACGTCGCGGCGCGGCCCGTTCGCCGGCCGCCGCCAGATCGATTTCCAGGAGGCGAATGCTTGCGAGTTCGTCGGCCTGACCAGCGCCACCGCGCTCCAGATGCACATCGCAAAGCACGCCGCGCGGCTCGGCATGCGCCCGCATTTCCGCGCGCGCCTGCGCGACTTCGATGCGATCTGCCAGCTGGTCTCGGCCGATGTCGGCGTCGCCCTGGTGCCGGAATCCGCCGCCCGCCGCTGCGCCAAGCTGATGCCGCTCGCCATGGTCCGCCTGCGCGACGCGTTCGCCAACCGCAAGCTCGTGATCTGCGCGCGCAGCTTCAAGACACTGCCAAGGCCGGCCAAGATGCTGGTGGAGCATTTGCGCGCGGCGGCGATGTGA
- the hisN gene encoding histidinol-phosphatase, which translates to MTVIDFSAFIERLATASGETILPLFRTSLSIDDKGKARDFDPVTEADRAAEAVMRRLIKASFPQHGIVGEEFGNEREDAEYVWVLDPIDGTKSFIGGFPIWGTLIALLHKGTPVYGMMHQPFIGERFSGDNGSAKYKGPSGARRLQVRRCASLSQATTYTTSPLLMNERDRAIFGKIEQGARLSRYGGDCYSYCMLAAGHVDLVVETELKPYDIAALIPIVTGAGGVVTTWEGKPAQGGGRIIAAGDARVHEEALRLLNQ; encoded by the coding sequence GTGACGGTGATCGACTTCTCCGCCTTCATCGAACGGCTCGCCACCGCATCCGGCGAAACCATCCTGCCGCTCTTCCGCACCTCGCTGTCGATCGACGACAAGGGCAAGGCCAGGGATTTCGACCCCGTGACGGAGGCCGACCGCGCCGCGGAAGCGGTGATGCGACGGCTGATCAAGGCCAGCTTCCCCCAGCACGGTATCGTCGGCGAAGAATTCGGCAACGAGCGCGAGGACGCCGAGTATGTCTGGGTGCTCGATCCTATCGACGGCACGAAATCCTTCATTGGCGGCTTTCCGATCTGGGGCACGCTGATCGCGCTCTTGCACAAGGGCACGCCGGTCTACGGCATGATGCACCAGCCCTTCATCGGCGAACGCTTCTCCGGCGACAACGGCTCGGCCAAGTACAAGGGTCCCTCCGGCGCGCGCCGGCTCCAGGTCCGCCGCTGCGCCTCGCTATCGCAGGCGACGACCTACACCACCTCTCCGCTGCTGATGAACGAGCGCGACCGCGCCATCTTCGGCAAGATCGAGCAGGGAGCGCGGCTGTCGCGCTATGGCGGCGACTGCTACTCCTATTGCATGCTGGCGGCCGGCCATGTCGACCTCGTGGTCGAGACCGAGCTGAAGCCCTACGATATTGCGGCCCTGATCCCGATCGTGACCGGTGCCGGCGGCGTCGTCACCACCTGGGAAGGCAAGCCGGCGCAGGGCGGCGGCCGCATCATTGCCGCCGGCGATGCGCGGGTTCACGAAGAAGCCTTGAGGCTTCTGAACCAATAA
- a CDS encoding Bug family tripartite tricarboxylate transporter substrate binding protein — MTISRRLLVEFLMSLFLLLPSVASAQNFPAKPIKLIVPFPAGGPNDIIARVIGQRMSELSGQPVLIDNRGGQGGVLGTDAVAKAVPDGYTIAISSAGALAISPSMEKVAYDTLSDLTPVTLIATVPEMLVVATNVQAKDIAELIALAKAQPGKLNFASSGPGSLPHLAGELFKLTARIDIVHVPYRGAAPAVNDLLGQQVQMTFLDLPVLLPQVKAGALRPIAIGSAERAPTAPDVPTTKEAGFPDLRIENWYGMVAPKGTPKEIVAALHGLATKAMEDPAVKEKLGQQGATLIGDEPEHFRQFIADETRKWAKVIKDAGVETAK, encoded by the coding sequence ATGACCATCTCACGCAGGCTGCTCGTTGAATTTCTCATGAGTTTGTTCCTGCTGCTGCCATCAGTGGCGTCGGCGCAGAATTTTCCCGCAAAACCGATCAAGCTGATCGTGCCGTTTCCGGCCGGCGGCCCCAACGACATCATCGCCCGCGTGATCGGCCAGCGCATGTCGGAGCTATCAGGACAGCCGGTGCTGATCGACAATCGCGGCGGTCAGGGCGGCGTGCTCGGCACCGATGCGGTCGCGAAGGCCGTGCCCGACGGCTACACCATCGCGATCTCCTCAGCCGGCGCGCTCGCGATCAGCCCGAGCATGGAAAAGGTCGCCTACGACACATTGAGTGACCTCACACCGGTGACGCTGATCGCGACCGTACCGGAAATGCTGGTCGTCGCCACCAACGTGCAAGCCAAGGACATCGCCGAGCTGATCGCGCTCGCCAAGGCGCAGCCGGGAAAACTCAACTTCGCTTCCTCCGGCCCCGGCAGCCTGCCGCATCTTGCCGGAGAATTGTTCAAGCTGACTGCCAGGATTGACATCGTCCACGTGCCCTATCGCGGCGCCGCGCCTGCGGTGAACGATCTCCTCGGCCAGCAGGTGCAGATGACGTTCCTCGATCTCCCGGTGCTGCTGCCGCAGGTCAAGGCCGGCGCGCTGCGTCCCATCGCGATCGGCTCGGCCGAGCGCGCACCGACCGCGCCTGACGTGCCGACCACGAAGGAGGCGGGCTTTCCCGATCTGCGGATCGAGAACTGGTACGGCATGGTCGCGCCAAAGGGCACGCCCAAGGAGATTGTCGCCGCGCTGCATGGCCTCGCGACCAAAGCGATGGAGGATCCGGCGGTGAAGGAAAAGCTTGGCCAGCAAGGCGCAACGCTGATCGGCGACGAGCCGGAACATTTCCGCCAGTTCATCGCGGATGAGACCAGGAAGTGGGCCAAGGTGATCAAGGACGCCGGCGTGGAGACGGCGAAGTAG
- a CDS encoding sulfite exporter TauE/SafE family protein codes for MVDPLLVVIAAVFLIAGFVKGVVGLGLPTVSMGLLAVSMAPSRAIAIVIVPAIVTNIWQTFVGPHLRDILRRLWPLMIGTVVGCWLNAGALTGPHARYGTVVLGTLLVIYAIIGLSKFKFHVAPQNEKWVGGVVGLITGVISASTGVQVIPSMPFMQAIGMEKDELVQALGVFFTTATLALAFNLTAGGLLTPANAVPGAVAMAMAFAGMYVGQSVRARMPAEAFRRWFLIAMILLGLYLAGSALAKEFV; via the coding sequence ATGGTCGACCCGCTTCTCGTTGTCATCGCCGCCGTCTTCCTGATCGCCGGATTCGTCAAAGGCGTGGTCGGGCTCGGCCTGCCGACCGTCTCGATGGGCCTGCTCGCGGTGAGCATGGCGCCCAGCCGGGCGATCGCCATCGTGATCGTGCCGGCCATCGTCACCAATATCTGGCAGACCTTCGTCGGCCCCCATTTGCGCGACATTCTCAGGCGGCTATGGCCGCTGATGATCGGCACCGTAGTCGGATGCTGGCTCAACGCCGGCGCGCTGACCGGCCCCCATGCGCGCTACGGCACCGTGGTGCTCGGCACCCTCCTGGTGATCTACGCCATCATCGGTCTCAGCAAGTTCAAATTCCACGTCGCACCGCAGAACGAGAAATGGGTCGGCGGCGTGGTCGGCCTCATCACCGGCGTGATCTCGGCCTCAACGGGCGTGCAGGTGATCCCGTCGATGCCGTTCATGCAGGCGATCGGCATGGAGAAGGACGAGCTGGTGCAGGCGCTCGGCGTGTTCTTCACGACGGCGACGCTGGCGCTCGCCTTCAACCTGACCGCCGGCGGATTGCTGACGCCGGCCAATGCCGTGCCGGGCGCCGTCGCGATGGCCATGGCCTTTGCCGGCATGTACGTGGGACAGTCGGTGCGGGCGCGGATGCCGGCGGAGGCGTTTCGCCGCTGGTTTTTGATCGCGATGATTTTGCTCGGCCTTTATCTGGCTGGCAGCGCGCTGGCGAAGGAATTTGTGTAA